The following DNA comes from Kluyveromyces lactis strain NRRL Y-1140 chromosome E complete sequence.
CATCCAAAATCATGTATTGccatttcatcttctgtaGATAGCTTGCATCTGAAACAACCATCTGGTATGAAGTTACCATAACATGGAATGGGGCGTCTCTGCCATATCTTAAATGCTTCCTATCCCAGAACTTTCTAAGTGTTTTACGGTCATTAGCATTACCCCAGTATGGTAAAATCTTAAACTGCGGAACAAACCTACTAATTTCGTTAACCCAATTGTGCAAGGTGGAAGCAGGTGTGACAACAATGAAAGGACCCCAGATATTATAGCGATCTGCTAAATGAGCGAGGACGGAGATAGATTGAACAGTTTTTCCTAAACCCATCTCATCTGCTAGGATACCATTGATACCTTGATCGTATAGATTTGCTAACCAGTTTAAACCTTTGAGTTGGTATTCCTTTAAGGTACAAGCTAACATCTTTGGTTGATCAATAGTAATTTCCCCTAAGGAAGTTGGATTTTGGAAGTTCAATtcaccatcttcttcgtcctCTTCGTCGAATTTCCTTGCTTTATCCTGagtttccttcaaagcGTTGGAAGCATTTTGAGCAGCCATCAATCTAAgtttttcatcatcttcagttGCGAAGTCAATAGATTCTACATTTGTCTTAGAGGCAGCAGTCTTAGTAAGGTCTACTACCTTATTCTTGTTATTCGACATAGATGTCAGTGAATCATCAGTCATCGTACCTTCCAATTCGTTAGTTTTAATCTTACTACCAATGAAATGGGAGTACAACTCAGTTTGAGTTAACAAgaaattcaacttctttgcAGCTCTTaaattttctctttgttcttcttccttctttgcTTGTTCAatagcttctttttcagccttcttcttcatttctctttcttcacgttcattcttcttccagAAACTAGACATCTCTCTTATACCTCTACGAGCCCTAGTTTGGAAATCTTTAACTTGTCTGAAATTTCTCATTTGCCATCTTCTTGCTTCCTTGGCACATAGTGAAGAAGTTTTCCTGAAATTCTGACCTCTTATTGACTGAATTTGTTGTAACTGTCTTGATATCCTACCAGAATCTCTTCTAGCCATGTCTTTCCATATGGTAATATAGGTTTGATCGTAATGCCTTTGGATAGCACGAGCCTCTTTCAACGTGATCTTCATACCATAAGTAGGTAAGTCGTGTTCCACTCTTCTAACTTGTTGTGGAGGtggaggaggaggaggagCAAGTTTCCGTTTCTTTGCTTCCTCTTCTGCCTTTATCAGAGCCTCTTCGGCCTTCCTCTTacgttcttcttcagcaaGGTGTCTCTTGTACTTACGAATATGCAATTGTTTTAGGGTGATCTTGATCTCTAACTGTGATTCAGGAGAATAGGATATAACTTTACAGTTGGTAAATTTTCTCTTCATAGCCTTTGCAACTGAGCTCTTGATTGCCATTTTTCGTAATTCCTTTTGGATAGCAGGCATTGGTGAATCAATGTTAACTTTCTTATTAACTTTAACCTTGCTGATGGCAGAATAAGATGGTGCGAAATCATCATCTCCATCATCCTCTGGTGCTCCAAGATCGTCAATATCGTCTTCTACTTCGgcttcatcattttcatccTCAGCTTCTTCGTCAACATTTTCGTcatcagcttcttcttgttcatcgTTTGGATTGTCATCAGATCCGATAGCAGAGTCATCAGCGTCAAGCACTGAATCATGATCCATATCTTCATTCCCCTCTGTGACGCCGTTtacgttttctttttctctgGCAGAATCTGGAGTCAATGGAGATGATTTGGTTGGTTTATTAGATTTATTACGAGATAATAATgacgttgaagaaacagGTCTTTTCCTTGGTGCATTCTCGGAATCATTGATCGATTCATCCACGATATCTTTATCTAAATCAGCGGCAGATCCGCTGGCATCTTTTTCTGTATGTATAtcgtcttcttcctccGCATCAACATCCTTGGACACATTACTGACCAGTATTTTTTTAGGCCtagatcttcttttcgGCGTGGTACCACCGTTCTCTATGTTTtcatttccattttcatcaccatcagTTGCATTTCGGCTCCTGACGGTTTTGGAAAGATTGGAGGGCCTTTTGACCCTGCGATTACCTCCAGCACCCCTTCTTCTACCGTTAGTGGCCGGAGATTTGGTTGGACTTTTACCGCTAGTCTTAATGCCGTTAATTGCTGGTGATTTCTTAGAATTTGCTGTAGTCTCTGAATCCTGTATTTGTTCCGTATCAGAGGATACTACTGAATTGGCATCAGCACCAGATGGAATTGAAGGTTCTTGCTTtataatttgaattgattccttcaattctgcTAT
Coding sequences within:
- the INO80 gene encoding chromatin-remodeling ATPase INO80 (similar to uniprot|P53115 Saccharomyces cerevisiae YGL150C ATPase that forms a large complex, containing actin and several actin-related proteins, that has chromatin remodeling activity and 3' to 5' DNA helicase activity in vitro; shows similarity to the Snf2p family of ATPases), whose amino-acid sequence is MSLEKLLNREENDSSKRTDFMGRWYLKMSKICERDDREMDYQNWKFLSYQEFELINEWNQQGKELTKDNCERLLVNMDKTHKEWVEYQKFKEQKDAIIAELKESIQIIKQEPSIPSGADANSVVSSDTEQIQDSETTANSKKSPAINGIKTSGKSPTKSPATNGRRRGAGGNRRVKRPSNLSKTVRSRNATDGDENGNENIENGGTTPKRRSRPKKILVSNVSKDVDAEEEDDIHTEKDASGSAADLDKDIVDESINDSENAPRKRPVSSTSLLSRNKSNKPTKSSPLTPDSAREKENVNGVTEGNEDMDHDSVLDADDSAIGSDDNPNDEQEEADDENVDEEAEDENDEAEVEDDIDDLGAPEDDGDDDFAPSYSAISKVKVNKKVNIDSPMPAIQKELRKMAIKSSVAKAMKRKFTNCKVISYSPESQLEIKITLKQLHIRKYKRHLAEEERKRKAEEALIKAEEEAKKRKLAPPPPPPPQQVRRVEHDLPTYGMKITLKEARAIQRHYDQTYITIWKDMARRDSGRISRQLQQIQSIRGQNFRKTSSLCAKEARRWQMRNFRQVKDFQTRARRGIREMSSFWKKNEREEREMKKKAEKEAIEQAKKEEEQRENLRAAKKLNFLLTQTELYSHFIGSKIKTNELEGTMTDDSLTSMSNNKNKVVDLTKTAASKTNVESIDFATEDDEKLRLMAAQNASNALKETQDKARKFDEEDEEDGELNFQNPTSLGEITIDQPKMLACTLKEYQLKGLNWLANLYDQGINGILADEMGLGKTVQSISVLAHLADRYNIWGPFIVVTPASTLHNWVNEISRFVPQFKILPYWGNANDRKTLRKFWDRKHLRYGRDAPFHVMVTSYQMVVSDASYLQKMKWQYMILDEAQAIKSSQSSRWKTLLSFHCRNRLLLTGTPIQNNMQELWALLHFIMPSLFDSHDEFSDWFSKDIESHAESNTELNQEQLRRLHMVLKPFMLRRIKKNVQSELGDKIEIDVLCDLTFRQAKLYQVLKSQVSGGYDAIENAAGNDDVTSDQKLVNLVMEFRKVCNHPDLFERADVMSPFSFVSFGESASLSREGDFVEVNYSAKNLINYNLPRLIYDELVVPNYNNDVDVRAKLLYHTMNIFHPANSFQLCFILSKLTDTSPNKFATLLEQNVINRAIDLQNDGYFNTAKYSIAYDEGEKIFSSNLLINDKLKYLHLLKNSTSGSVLKNLLEIPSSVYENEYFNSISPAYHPAASAPPINIDVLASNNFVQKKQYEMFNPSISSALSSIPSSVQHKLIVEKGIPIEELPVTEMAPKAFNNSFTSYIEMPSMDRFITESAKLKKLDELLVKLKEEDHRVLIYFQMTKMMDLMEEYLTYRQYTHIRLDGSSKLDDRRDLVHDWQTKPDIFIFLLSTRAGGLGINLTAADTVIFYDSDWNPTIDSQAMDRAHRLGQTRQVTVYRLLIRGTIEERMRDRAKQKEHVQQVVMEGKAKENKQKIIEVEKEHSESA